TGGACAACAGATTCAGCATAAATTCATGCCGGATATATTCAAATCCGCCAATAACTGCAGCCGGCAAAAATATGCACAGCAGCTTCAGTTTTCGCAAATTCATGGCAGATCCTCCTCTCGGTTCTTTTGTCCGGATAAGTACAAGCTTTTTCTCTTGTGTATCGTACAAAACGGCTGTATGAAATTCAAACGTTTTCCTTTTCAACGAAAAACACTCCCTGGACCGAACACAGCAAGAGCCGAAGTTCTTCAGAGAGTGTTTCGCTTCTTTTTTAATGGGACACTCACCGGAAAGCGACCACTATCTTTTATAAGAAAGGTGAAGTCGTTTTCCTTTACAGGACTCTCATCTCGGGGAAGCAGGTTTGCCCGTTCTTTCTTGGTTGACCAGGTTATAGGGGGGCAAACAATTGACCAACCGGGCGCAGGTTTGGAAAGGGGGGTTGTTCATAGGAGTGCATTCAAGGTCTTCATCCAGCACTTCGATCCAATGAATGTGTTCAATGGGGAGCAGCACGTTGTTTACTTTGATTAACTGAAACTGTTCATAATAGGAGGATATAATTCCCACCATGATGTCCGCGCCGCAAGCGACTTTCACTTTGTTTTTCTGGCAGATCAGCATCTCAAACATCGTATCTCACCTCTTCATAATAAAGACAGAACCTGAAAAGCGGATGTTATCCTTTTGAAACAAAAATATTTACTATTATTTATTCTTCTGGGAAAAATCGAAAAATCCTGCTTTCTTTAAATAAGCTGCAGAAAAATATCCCATTACCGGATATCATACCTGACATAAACCAAAACAAACATGATGTATTCCTGTCCGGAGCCTGTTTCTTCCGGAGAGAATAGTTATAGTTGTTCTTTCACTTGATGAAGGGAGGAGGCATAAGTAAAATAAAAGTGCAAGCCGGCTTAATCCTTTTGAAAGGAGGCGATGGCATTGATCATCCAACACGAGGTGATTTCCGTTTAACCTGCGGAAATCATTGGATGCAGGGAGGCTGAAAGGCCTCTCCCTTAGTTTTCTTCTAGACAGTTTGTTTTATTGCCCATATAATGGAAGTATCTAAATTTGAACGAAAGGAGAGTTTTACAATGAGAATGACACCCAATTCCGTATTTTTCCAATCCGAGGTGTTTCATCCCTAGCCGAATATCTGATCTGGAATAACCGTATACCTGTCTGTATAGGTTTTCTATACATACAACGTTCAGGCACGATCCAGATTTGGCTATCGTGTTTTTTTATTTCCTTTTGAAATAAAAAGTAGGGAGATGAAACCCCTCGGCAAAGTTGCTCAGTACCTGATTGAAACGAGCTATTGCTACAATGAGGAGGGTTTCATCCATGAGTTATAAGAACGGTAAAGATATCCTGCCGCCCAGTCTGTTAAAGCAACTGCAAGACTATATACAGGGCGAAATTATTTATATTCCTAAAAAAGAAAACCGCAGAGCCGGGTGGGGAGAGAATAATGGGACCCGCCTAGTGATCGAACGAAGAAACAGAGAGATTTACCAGATGTATCAGAATGGCTCCACTGTGGTGGAATTAATTCATAAATACCATTTATCGGAAGACAGTATACGGAAAATCATTGCCAAAACAAGAGAAAAAGTAAAGCAGGCATAAAGAACAGTGGCAGCTGTCGCTGTTTCTTTTTTTGTTTCCTTGTAAGAAAGGAACCGTTTTACTTCTGGCTTTTTTTATATTTTTTTCATAGAATTGTCATGTCTGTCCTTGTTGTGAAAAATGTTATTGACTTATACTTGATGGATAACGATTGTAAGATCCGGAGGTTGGAATGAACAGAAACAAAAAGCTGATAAAGCGTTTGCATGCCTGGATGCTTATTTTGTTCGCAGGGATACTGCTTTGGAACTGGTCCCCGCAAATGACATATGGCCATGCTTCTTTGCTGAAAGCCGAACCTGAACAGAACAGCGTGATCAAGGAACCGCCCGGGCGGATATCCTTAACCTTTAACGAAAGATTGGAAGATGGCCTTTACTATATCAAAGTACTGGACCAGAACGGGAAGTCCGCCACAGATAATCAGGCGGTTTTGTCTAGTGACCGGACCGGTCTGGAACTGCAGCTGCCTAAACTGAAAGACGGAATTTATGTTGTGTCGTATCATATTATTTCTGCTGACGGGCATCCGGTAAGCGGAAGTTACCCCATTACGATCGGAGAGACTGCACAAAATAATGCTCCGCCATCCGGCCAGCAGGGGAATACCCCCAATTCGGGCGGTCATCATCATGGAGGCGGAACTTCCGGCCAGCTAATTCAAAATCTGTCAAGAGGACTCTGGTATTTTACGCTTCTTTCCTTGGCCGGATGGCTGATCTGGCTGAGAATGTCCGGGGTAGAACCGGGGTCCTTTAGGAAAGAATTATCTTTCTGGACGCTAAATCTCCAGCGGGCTCATTTGGTTGCCCTGCTTCTGGTAATATCCACCCATTTAGAGACTTTGCTGGGAGAAGGAGGGCTTGCCGATCTGGGTACTCTAATAGTCCGTACAAGCGTAGGACTCAGCTGGCTGATCACCTTTATCCTGTCCCTTACCGGATTTGTTCTGCTGGGCCGCAACAAGTGGACGGATATTGCCTGGGTTCTGGCCCTTCTCATTACAAAAGGGTCAACCGGCCATGCGGCTGTGTATACTCCGCGCCCGGTAACCATCGCAAGCGATTGTATCCATTTGATCGCTGCTTCGTTCTGGACGGGGGGCCTGCTGCTTGCTTTTGTGCTCTGGCGCAAACAAAAAGAACTGGTCCTGCCCTATTTGTCCCGCTTTTCTAAAACGGCCTTCATCAGTATTTTGATTTTGGCAGCTACAGGTATTCTTTCTACTTTTTTATTTCTGCCAAGTTTTCGTTACTTGCTTTATACTACTTGGGGAGTGCTGCTTTTAGTCAAATCTGGACTTGTCCTAATTGTCATTATCGTTGCGGCCTTCATCCGCATGTATATGAAGAACAAAGGGGAACGCTCCCTGAAGCAGTGGTTGAGAGTGGATTTTACACTTATGCTGGGGATAATCGGGATTGTTGGATTTCTGACATACACTTCTCCTACACCATCCAACGAACCTTTATACTGGCATGAGATGGGGGAACAGATTCATATGACCGCTTCCATCACCCCAAATGTCCCTGGAGTCAACAAGTTTATGACAAAAGTCTGGCTGCCTGAGTCCATGGGTGAACCGAAACGGGTTCAATTTATTCTGAAATATAAAGAAAAAAGGAACGTGACCGGTGACGGGGAAGAAGGGCTTGCCCCTATTGAGGTTCCTCTCAACAGGACGGAACAGTCCGAAAAGGATATTTCTTTCCCCGGATTCAAGCTGTACAGCTATAAAGCCGAAGGGGCTTTCCTGCCTTTCGATGGAAAGTGGGAAGTGGAGATCCGGGTAATGAATCCTCATGACGACGAAACAGTCTACCGTAAAGAAATACAGTTGTACGAACAACTGCCTAAATAAAACTTGAACGTTCAAAAATATGCACCCCTAAAGTACACCCCTAAAGCGGACATTGGAAACGCCTTGTGTGAAGCCGATGCTACCCCTTAGGGGTGTGTTCTTTTTGGTAAGGTTGTCCCCGAATGATGCCTGGTGTAAAGGTAACTTGACAAATTGAAAAGGAATCATTTATAATTAGTATATATCCAATGAATGGGAAAAATGGTTTGTTTTTGTTAACGGGGTGAGGAACTAAGTCAAGAGGTCACAAGGAAAATTAGCTCACATATTAGATAGGGGGCTGGTCAATCGATCATATCTATGAGAATGGAAATTAAACCCCCCCACTCATTTTAATCTGCCAATTTCCTAGTACTTTAATGAAAGTACACTATATTTTGGGAGGAATAAATCATGCAGAAGACGAAAGGAGAAATTTTTCATTTAGCAGTCGGCATCATCATTACCCTATTTGGAATTATAGATATCTTCAAACAGGTGAATTATGAGAATATATTTACACTATTTATTGGGATATCGGCAATTCTCACAGGAATCACCTATAAAGATGGAGAATATGACGAGAGAATTCGTTATGTGAAAGAAAAAGCAGGCTACTATTCCTATGCGATATCCGTTGTAAGTTTGTTTGTATTATTACTGTTGTATAGAAATGGGCTTATTTCTGGTGATGCTGCAGTGTATACGATGTTTTTCTTCCCGGCACTATTATTTTATGTAATTGGTTTTGTTGTTCATAAGAGGACATAGCCGGTAAATGTCATTGGGAGTGAAAAGGTCTTACTTTGAAACTTCTTTTCTTTTGTCATTCTACAAAAAATCCCCTCCAGGTCGAGTGTAACATCCTTCTGTACACCTTTTACTTAAAAAGGAGGGGCATTTTTTAAAATAAAAAAAGTCCAGTTCCTATGAACAGAACTCTTTTGAAAAACTAAATAGTAGTTTTAAAATTACCATAACCTTATTTTTGAGGATCTATACTTGTAGGTACACTTGGCCAAACAAGTGTAATATAAATTCCATACCCCCAATCGTTATCATTGAGTATTTCGGCTCCCTTGTTGTATAGAAAATAACCTGCGGTTGCTATGCCTTCAATGATTCTTCCTGGGGCACCGGGCATTTAGTAAGTATCAGTCCTATACATTCCCATTAGCACCCGATTTTAGAGAACGAACTATAGATTGTGTATCACTATGATTAAAATACAACATATAGCCCCACCAAAAAATAAAATAATCGGTTGTATTGAGAGCGACGGTAGGGTTGCTCCTATCTGTTTGGCCGTTGTAGGTAACGGATAAATCAGAATGAATGATTGCGTTTCCATTTCTAACATCTTCATTGAGTAAATTCATCCAGGAGCTAATAGAATGAATAATTTCATCAGGTACAGATACATTTTTCTTATAGCTTTCATCCAATAATAATGTGCCATCTGTTTGTAAATGTACATAAGGCTCCAGTTTCTTGCTGTATTGATAGACTATGTTATTTTCAAATAATGTGTCTGTTGATTGTTCTAAGTTTTCAGCAGTAGAAGCCAAGGAAGTGGTTGGGACTATTACTCCAGTAAGCAGGGAAGCAGAAAGAGCAATAACACACAGGCTCTTTTTCATAGAAATCCTCTCCTTAAATAATTAATAAAATACAATTACCATTATAAGTCAATTGGAAATATGTAAACGAAAAAAATGATTTGAGGAAATATTGTATACCTACTTTGTGCGTTATGGTCGATTATACTGATTTTCCTAGGGTATCCATAAGTAAACAAACCCAGGCCTATTTTACGGAATTAAATTGGAAATGATGTTATATCAAGCCATCCGAAATGTGGTCTTTTCCTGTTGTTGGTCTAAGCAAAAATATCTCCTTTTTTAGTGGGGACGATCGATAAACGACTTATTGGAAATGGTGGTGTGTCTTTTTGAAGAACAGGGTGAGAGAGTTGCGTGAAGAGAGGGGGATATCACAAGAGAAACTGGCACAAATATTAGGGGTTTCACGCCAATCAATCATATCTATTGAGAACGGCAGATATAATCCGTCACTCATTTTGGCTTATCAAATACCTAAGTACTTTAATAAAAGCATTGAATATGTATTTTTTTGGGAGGAATAAATTATGCAGAAAACGAAAGGAGACATTTTCCATTTGGCAGTCGGCATCATCATTACCCTATTTGGAATTATAGATATCATTTAACAAAGAAAGTATGGAAACAAATTCTTGCCAACTGCATCTCTCCCACACTGGGACTGTCTACTTATCATGTAATTATAGGTAATTATTTTGAATACATCGAGAATGATTATTAATATCCATACTGCAAACAAGTTAAACCAGCCTTAATCCGGGTGAAAGTTCGAACTAAGGCTTTATAATAGATGTTATTTTATTTCTGTCTACTTGACGGGGGTACTTCAATAACTTTTAGGACAGCCACTTTTTAAAGTGACATTCTTGCAGGTCACAGTCACCGTTCTCCGGTGGGCTTTCCTTTGTATTTGTCTCATCGAATTCACCGATACTCAGTATACCGTGGAAAAAGAATATTATTCTCTAAATGCACATGCTCA
This Paenibacillus larvae subsp. larvae DNA region includes the following protein-coding sequences:
- a CDS encoding copper resistance CopC/CopD family protein; the protein is MNRNKKLIKRLHAWMLILFAGILLWNWSPQMTYGHASLLKAEPEQNSVIKEPPGRISLTFNERLEDGLYYIKVLDQNGKSATDNQAVLSSDRTGLELQLPKLKDGIYVVSYHIISADGHPVSGSYPITIGETAQNNAPPSGQQGNTPNSGGHHHGGGTSGQLIQNLSRGLWYFTLLSLAGWLIWLRMSGVEPGSFRKELSFWTLNLQRAHLVALLLVISTHLETLLGEGGLADLGTLIVRTSVGLSWLITFILSLTGFVLLGRNKWTDIAWVLALLITKGSTGHAAVYTPRPVTIASDCIHLIAASFWTGGLLLAFVLWRKQKELVLPYLSRFSKTAFISILILAATGILSTFLFLPSFRYLLYTTWGVLLLVKSGLVLIVIIVAAFIRMYMKNKGERSLKQWLRVDFTLMLGIIGIVGFLTYTSPTPSNEPLYWHEMGEQIHMTASITPNVPGVNKFMTKVWLPESMGEPKRVQFILKYKEKRNVTGDGEEGLAPIEVPLNRTEQSEKDISFPGFKLYSYKAEGAFLPFDGKWEVEIRVMNPHDDETVYRKEIQLYEQLPK
- a CDS encoding helix-turn-helix transcriptional regulator; the encoded protein is MKNRVRELREERGISQEKLAQILGVSRQSIISIENGRYNPSLILAYQIPKYFNKSIEYVFFWEE
- a CDS encoding CD3324 family protein — protein: MSYKNGKDILPPSLLKQLQDYIQGEIIYIPKKENRRAGWGENNGTRLVIERRNREIYQMYQNGSTVVELIHKYHLSEDSIRKIIAKTREKVKQA